A genomic segment from Thermotoga neapolitana DSM 4359 encodes:
- a CDS encoding ABC transporter substrate-binding protein, with product MRKWLLFMVILAVVGVVFGKVNFASTQMTPAAEREFMLNKLAEFSKSSGIDVEFLNFEYPQLFSRLQAEIRAGRTTLNLVADLQGNLYIMASEGLLSDLKDLKFEGKTFIETLEKFAYVNGEKIFVPWLQATYVMAINKKAFDYLPRGLSRDDVIKGTEKWTYEALLEWAKNIYEKTGQPLLGFPIGPKGLWHRFLHGYIYPSFTGAQALKFDSVRAVEMWNYLKELFKYVHPASSTWDGMADPLLREEVWIAWDHTARLKPAIVEKPDAFVVVPVPRGPMGRGYIIVLVGLAIPKGADFEEPAKVIDYLTSPEMQVEILKNVGFFPVVQEAVGAVPEGALKVLAEGVINQSATKDSVVSFIPSLGPKSGEFTETYRMAFTRIVFQGEDPAKVVKELGERIRQMFKETGAELPEPDASLF from the coding sequence GTGAGAAAGTGGTTGCTTTTCATGGTGATTCTGGCAGTTGTCGGTGTCGTTTTTGGTAAGGTGAACTTCGCTTCCACACAGATGACACCGGCGGCAGAGAGGGAGTTCATGCTGAACAAACTGGCAGAATTTTCGAAGTCATCGGGCATCGACGTGGAATTTCTCAACTTCGAATATCCACAGCTTTTCAGCAGACTCCAGGCAGAAATCAGGGCAGGAAGGACCACGTTGAATCTTGTAGCAGATCTTCAGGGAAATCTCTACATAATGGCATCTGAAGGACTTCTGAGTGATCTCAAAGACCTCAAATTCGAAGGGAAGACCTTCATTGAAACCCTCGAAAAGTTCGCTTACGTCAACGGCGAAAAGATCTTCGTTCCCTGGCTTCAGGCAACGTACGTTATGGCTATCAACAAGAAGGCGTTTGACTATCTGCCTCGCGGACTGTCCAGAGATGATGTGATCAAAGGAACGGAAAAATGGACCTATGAAGCTCTGCTTGAGTGGGCAAAGAACATCTACGAGAAAACGGGTCAACCTCTTCTTGGCTTCCCGATCGGACCGAAAGGTCTCTGGCACAGATTCCTCCATGGTTACATCTATCCTTCCTTCACGGGAGCCCAGGCTCTGAAATTCGACAGTGTGAGAGCCGTTGAGATGTGGAACTACCTGAAAGAACTCTTCAAATACGTTCACCCTGCAAGTTCCACCTGGGACGGTATGGCAGATCCTCTTTTGAGAGAAGAGGTGTGGATCGCCTGGGACCACACGGCAAGACTCAAGCCTGCCATCGTTGAAAAACCAGACGCTTTCGTTGTCGTTCCCGTTCCCAGGGGACCGATGGGAAGAGGATACATCATCGTTCTTGTGGGACTTGCCATTCCAAAGGGAGCAGATTTCGAAGAACCGGCGAAGGTGATAGACTACCTCACCTCTCCGGAGATGCAGGTTGAGATCCTCAAGAACGTGGGATTCTTCCCCGTCGTCCAGGAAGCGGTTGGTGCCGTGCCGGAAGGCGCTCTCAAGGTCCTGGCTGAAGGTGTGATAAACCAGTCTGCCACGAAGGATTCTGTGGTGTCCTTCATACCGAGTCTGGGACCAAAGAGCGGAGAGTTCACCGAAACTTACAGAATGGCGTTCACGCGAATCGTCTTCCAGGGTGAAGATCCAGCGAAGGTAGTGAAAGAACTCGGTGAGCGAATCAGGCAGATGTTCAAAGAAACCGGAGCGGAACTTCCGGAACCGGACGCAAGTCTCTTCTGA